In Desulfotignum phosphitoxidans DSM 13687, a single window of DNA contains:
- the phnE gene encoding phosphonate ABC transporter, permease protein PhnE, which translates to MSITSMALNHTAFLTPNSRTVFSAIRRNSIITLAGVTAGVIYLCYIFFSFDVGGLISKARPGRALLLATDAVAHKVHVTRNLRGTSSLTVAVEGERTATYDTPPAWVKQSGDLVRVDLGKGMTVEMQETVLTLTIPDYGRIRVEVTGSGIETDLPEGKTPPDWLRATSAKFDARPSLGQRIQVSRARMEVHRYFGGWENFFFPFRSELAGSSFPEIIRLAFSSDRRQPETPNWKLIFNTFWNNPDWQHGNVFIALLETFLMAVLGTLTAALAGLPLAILAASNFTPSQVLRFAVRRVFDFLRGIDMLIWSLIFIRAFGLGPLTGALAIAFTDTGSLGKLFSEALENVNKRQMEGVSATGANRWQFYRFGVIPQIIPVFVSQGLYYLESNIRSATIIGALGAGGIGLMLVETMNTQRDWENTAYLILLTVGLVIIMDTLSGKLRKRLIHGVAQKNSINQ; encoded by the coding sequence ATGAGCATCACTTCCATGGCCCTGAATCACACCGCGTTTTTGACACCGAACAGCCGGACCGTCTTCTCCGCCATCCGTCGAAACAGTATTATTACCCTGGCGGGTGTCACCGCTGGGGTGATCTATCTGTGCTATATTTTCTTTTCCTTTGATGTCGGCGGACTGATCAGCAAAGCCCGGCCGGGCCGGGCCCTGCTGCTGGCCACGGATGCCGTGGCCCACAAGGTGCATGTCACCCGGAACCTGCGGGGGACAAGTTCATTGACAGTGGCCGTGGAAGGGGAACGGACCGCCACCTATGACACCCCGCCCGCCTGGGTGAAACAATCCGGGGACCTTGTCCGGGTGGATCTGGGCAAAGGGATGACCGTCGAGATGCAGGAAACCGTTTTGACCCTGACGATCCCCGACTATGGCCGCATCCGGGTGGAAGTGACCGGATCAGGCATCGAAACCGATCTGCCGGAAGGAAAAACTCCCCCGGACTGGCTCCGGGCCACTTCCGCCAAGTTTGATGCCCGGCCGTCCTTAGGTCAGCGGATTCAGGTGTCCCGGGCCCGCATGGAAGTACACCGGTATTTCGGAGGATGGGAAAATTTTTTCTTTCCCTTCCGGTCGGAACTGGCCGGATCTTCTTTCCCGGAGATCATCCGACTGGCATTTTCCAGTGACCGGCGCCAGCCGGAGACACCCAACTGGAAACTGATATTCAACACCTTCTGGAACAATCCGGACTGGCAGCATGGCAATGTGTTTATCGCGTTGCTGGAAACTTTTCTCATGGCGGTTCTGGGGACCCTTACCGCAGCCCTGGCAGGACTGCCCCTGGCCATTCTGGCGGCCTCCAACTTCACTCCGTCCCAGGTGCTGCGGTTTGCCGTCCGCCGGGTCTTTGACTTTCTCAGAGGCATTGACATGCTGATCTGGTCATTGATCTTTATCCGGGCCTTCGGTTTAGGGCCGCTCACCGGGGCCCTGGCCATCGCCTTCACCGACACCGGTTCGCTGGGAAAACTGTTTTCAGAAGCCCTGGAAAACGTGAACAAACGGCAGATGGAAGGAGTCAGCGCCACCGGGGCCAACCGGTGGCAGTTCTACCGGTTCGGAGTCATTCCTCAGATCATTCCCGTATTTGTCTCCCAGGGCCTGTATTACCTGGAGTCCAACATCCGGTCCGCCACCATCATCGGGGCCCTCGGGGCCGGGGGCATCGGCCTGATGCTGGTGGAAACCATGAACACCCAGCGGGATTGGGAAAACACTGCCTACCTGATCCTGCTGACCGTCGGCTTGGTCATCATCATGGACACGCTTTCCGGAAAACTGCGAAAACGGCTCATTCACGGGGTGGCGCAAAAAAACTCGATAAATCAATGA
- the phnD gene encoding phosphonate ABC transporter substrate-binding protein — MKKWITSMFVAMAVMMAFTNAPMAEETITEFRIGILGGENASDRLRSNECIRAKAEATLGVPTKIYAPADYNGVIEGLLGGNLDMAWLGASGYAKVYMTNPDAVEPVLTKINKDGSFGYYAIGFARVDSGIENLEDMKGKVFGFGDPNSTSGYLIPSIEIPQAGYSMKPGEYFKDVKFTGGHEQTIVAVFNGDIDGGVTWACGLGDWVDGYNSGALRKAADAGIVDMTQIREIWRSKLIPEGPIVLRKDLPESVKLKITGMLASMPSMDPECAYGFMAGEIKAIAPIDHSDYLSIIAARKAKSQ; from the coding sequence ATGAAAAAATGGATCACATCAATGTTCGTCGCCATGGCTGTCATGATGGCGTTCACCAACGCCCCCATGGCTGAAGAAACCATCACTGAATTCCGCATCGGTATCCTGGGAGGTGAAAACGCATCGGACCGGCTGCGGTCCAATGAGTGCATCCGGGCCAAGGCCGAAGCAACGCTGGGTGTACCCACCAAAATTTATGCACCGGCCGATTATAACGGGGTGATCGAAGGTCTTCTGGGAGGCAACCTGGACATGGCCTGGCTGGGAGCTTCCGGTTATGCCAAAGTGTACATGACAAACCCGGATGCCGTGGAACCCGTGCTCACCAAGATCAACAAGGACGGCTCATTTGGTTATTACGCCATCGGTTTCGCCCGGGTGGACTCCGGTATTGAAAACCTGGAAGACATGAAAGGCAAAGTTTTTGGCTTCGGTGATCCCAACTCCACTTCCGGATACCTGATTCCCTCCATCGAAATTCCCCAGGCCGGGTATTCCATGAAGCCGGGTGAGTATTTCAAAGATGTCAAGTTCACCGGCGGCCACGAACAGACCATTGTGGCGGTATTCAACGGGGATATTGACGGCGGTGTCACCTGGGCCTGCGGCCTGGGGGACTGGGTGGACGGCTACAACAGCGGCGCTTTGAGAAAAGCGGCGGATGCCGGTATTGTGGACATGACCCAGATCCGGGAGATCTGGCGGTCCAAACTGATCCCGGAAGGCCCCATCGTTCTGCGCAAAGACCTGCCGGAATCCGTGAAACTGAAGATCACCGGCATGCTGGCCAGCATGCCCTCCATGGACCCGGAATGTGCGTATGGATTCATGGCCGGCGAAATCAAGGCCATTGCTCCCATCGATCATTCCGACTACCTGAGCATCATCGCCGCCAGAAAAGCCAAATCCCAATAG
- the phnC gene encoding phosphonate ABC transporter ATP-binding protein has translation MKITHLTKQFGTVTAVNKVSFAIDTPQMVGIIGPSGAGKSTLLRMINRLTDASGGSIEMNGRDILALKGKEKRKWQRDCAMVFQQFNLVPRLDVVTNVLLGRLNGYSTVKSLFSIFGKEMVDEALTALDRLGIAGQALQRAETLSGGQQQRVAIARALMQTPKMVLADEPIASLDPLSAEKVMTALREIRDRDQLTVICNLHTLDTARTYCDRVIGMLQGKIVFDDVPAKLTPAVVKDIYGADTELNESVTSTSMVTPVRKPSPRSLAPAMAALTAG, from the coding sequence ATGAAAATTACCCACTTGACCAAACAGTTCGGCACAGTTACAGCCGTCAATAAAGTATCCTTTGCTATTGACACCCCCCAGATGGTCGGGATCATCGGTCCTTCCGGGGCCGGTAAATCCACGCTGCTGCGCATGATCAACCGGCTCACCGATGCCTCCGGCGGCAGCATCGAGATGAACGGCCGGGATATTCTTGCGCTGAAAGGAAAAGAAAAACGAAAATGGCAGCGGGACTGCGCCATGGTCTTCCAGCAGTTCAACCTGGTACCCCGCCTGGATGTGGTGACCAATGTCCTGCTGGGCCGGCTCAACGGATATTCCACCGTGAAAAGCCTGTTCAGTATTTTCGGCAAAGAAATGGTGGATGAAGCACTGACTGCCCTGGACCGCCTGGGGATTGCCGGCCAGGCCCTTCAGCGGGCCGAAACCCTGTCCGGGGGGCAGCAGCAGCGGGTGGCCATTGCCAGGGCGTTGATGCAGACCCCCAAAATGGTGCTGGCAGACGAACCCATCGCCTCCCTGGACCCGTTGAGCGCGGAAAAAGTCATGACCGCGCTGCGAGAGATCCGGGACCGGGATCAACTCACCGTCATCTGCAACCTGCATACCCTCGACACCGCCAGAACATACTGCGACCGGGTGATCGGCATGCTCCAGGGTAAAATCGTGTTTGACGATGTGCCGGCAAAACTGACCCCGGCCGTGGTCAAAGACATTTACGGCGCCGATACAGAGCTCAATGAGTCCGTGACCTCCACCTCGATGGTCACGCCGGTCAGAAAACCGAGCCCCCGCAGCCTGGCACCGGCCATGGCTGCTCTGACCGCTGGTTGA
- a CDS encoding glycosyltransferase — MSESGQFQQQIQQTFQQRLDEHQSQFPEKECLRIDLHCHDCNSDVTDELLGRILRFPETWLKTDELVTCLNEHRCDLVTITNHNNARSCWELMETGRDVLSGAEFTCFFKRFNTRLHVLAYGFTPAQEEILNGLRNDLPAFLTYAADHDISTILPHPLYVGAGAKGPDPVMYEHLALMFDRFEVLNGQRDVWQNLLTWEWLDSLTEERIDHWQKKHGIRSENFCRFVYDKRVTGGSDDHMGLFAGTCGTGLYVPDLEKKRKQTPLSLLALEAIQSGTMHPYGEVFIHEKLNVAFMDYLSQIALNMKEPGLLRMFLHKGSLRDKLVCLGFSNAMQELRRHRFTLFFFRSFHEALHGRRPGLISRFKVTPDFRPLIRAIDEIARARSRDRKRYMELLKTGSSRMFSCLNQIIAKRVASRAGHWEHLDRVRNKNLADLIQQLELPSHVRALFEEDPEPTLDHGSRINLSDFFDALTFPVLAWGVIAGASLLSTRVLMGQREFVNGFARSLGRHVHPRRVLWLTDTLCDDNGVSTSLSRKLSFIQERDLPIDFLVCHDRIQEAPHLKVVPPVGSFTVPGYPDHVFQVPDLLAVQALFIQGGYDRIICSTELLMGLAALFLKQSMAVPVYFFMHTDWLTFFRHTMELPPPVMDRIRRMLRAFYHQFDGIFVLNRDHRNWLTGPAIAYDGSRVYNTAHWVDERFRPLPGDRRAVFGEQISESDIVLVYAGRLSEEKGVFDLPEIMAALDRSGVTVRLVIAGTGPAENRLKALLPGALFLGWVDRFRMPALYSRTDLLVLPSRFDTFGNVILEAMSCGAAVAAYAEKGPLEIIQTRENGILAEDPAGLAEGIARFVRDETFRHTLKKNSLRRARSFSRETIFNAFLNNLGLGDTVHTDGTDSLSERVLKKETLKAAIGY, encoded by the coding sequence ATGTCAGAGTCCGGACAGTTTCAGCAGCAGATTCAACAGACATTCCAGCAGCGCCTGGACGAACATCAGTCACAGTTTCCGGAAAAAGAATGCCTTCGAATCGATCTGCACTGCCATGACTGTAACTCCGATGTCACGGACGAGCTTCTGGGCAGAATCCTGCGGTTTCCGGAAACCTGGTTGAAGACGGACGAGCTGGTTACCTGTCTGAATGAACACCGGTGCGATCTGGTCACCATTACCAACCACAACAATGCCCGGTCCTGCTGGGAGTTGATGGAAACCGGCAGGGATGTGCTTTCAGGGGCAGAATTCACCTGCTTTTTCAAGAGGTTCAATACCCGCCTGCATGTGCTGGCTTATGGGTTCACCCCGGCCCAGGAGGAGATCCTCAACGGGTTGAGAAATGATCTGCCGGCCTTTCTCACCTATGCGGCGGATCATGATATCTCCACAATACTGCCCCACCCCCTGTATGTGGGGGCCGGTGCCAAGGGTCCGGATCCGGTCATGTACGAGCACCTGGCTCTGATGTTCGACCGGTTCGAGGTGCTCAACGGCCAGCGGGATGTGTGGCAGAACCTGTTGACCTGGGAATGGCTGGACAGCCTGACCGAAGAGCGGATCGATCACTGGCAGAAAAAACACGGTATCCGGTCGGAAAATTTCTGCAGATTTGTCTATGACAAGCGGGTCACGGGAGGATCGGATGATCACATGGGTTTGTTTGCCGGTACCTGCGGCACGGGCCTGTATGTGCCGGATCTGGAGAAGAAACGAAAGCAAACGCCCCTGTCTCTGCTGGCACTGGAAGCAATCCAAAGCGGCACCATGCATCCCTATGGTGAGGTGTTTATCCATGAAAAGCTCAATGTCGCGTTCATGGATTACCTGTCCCAGATCGCTTTGAACATGAAAGAGCCCGGACTGCTCAGAATGTTTCTCCATAAAGGAAGCCTTCGGGACAAGCTGGTCTGTCTGGGGTTCAGCAATGCCATGCAGGAGCTTCGGCGGCACCGGTTCACCCTGTTTTTTTTCAGATCGTTTCACGAGGCCCTGCACGGCAGACGGCCCGGCCTGATCAGCCGGTTCAAGGTGACCCCGGATTTCCGGCCCCTGATCCGGGCCATCGATGAGATCGCCCGGGCCAGATCCCGGGACCGGAAGCGTTATATGGAACTGCTGAAAACCGGGTCTTCCCGGATGTTTTCCTGCCTGAACCAGATCATTGCAAAACGGGTCGCTTCCCGGGCCGGTCACTGGGAGCATCTGGACAGGGTTCGGAACAAAAACCTGGCGGACCTGATTCAACAGCTCGAACTCCCGTCCCATGTCAGGGCGTTGTTTGAAGAAGATCCGGAACCGACACTGGATCATGGCTCCCGGATCAATCTATCCGATTTTTTTGATGCCCTGACCTTTCCCGTGCTGGCCTGGGGGGTCATTGCCGGGGCCTCTTTGCTCTCCACCCGGGTGCTGATGGGCCAGCGGGAGTTTGTCAACGGCTTTGCCCGGTCCCTGGGACGTCATGTCCATCCCCGGCGTGTCCTCTGGCTCACCGATACCCTGTGTGACGACAACGGCGTGTCCACATCCCTGTCCAGAAAGCTGTCTTTTATCCAGGAACGGGATCTGCCCATCGATTTTCTGGTCTGCCATGACCGGATTCAGGAAGCTCCCCATTTAAAGGTGGTGCCGCCCGTGGGAAGTTTTACCGTTCCCGGTTACCCGGATCATGTGTTTCAGGTCCCGGATCTCCTGGCTGTCCAGGCCCTGTTCATCCAGGGGGGATATGACCGGATCATCTGCTCCACGGAACTGCTGATGGGGCTGGCGGCCCTGTTTCTCAAACAGTCCATGGCCGTGCCCGTCTATTTTTTCATGCACACGGACTGGCTGACATTTTTCCGGCATACCATGGAACTGCCGCCCCCGGTGATGGACCGGATCCGCCGGATGCTCAGAGCGTTTTACCACCAGTTTGACGGCATTTTTGTATTGAACCGGGATCACCGGAACTGGCTCACGGGGCCGGCCATTGCCTATGACGGCTCCCGGGTTTACAACACGGCCCACTGGGTGGATGAGAGGTTCCGCCCTCTGCCCGGGGACCGGCGGGCCGTGTTCGGGGAACAAATTTCAGAAAGCGATATCGTTTTGGTGTATGCCGGGCGGCTCAGCGAAGAAAAAGGGGTGTTTGATCTGCCCGAAATTATGGCAGCCCTGGATCGGTCCGGAGTGACGGTCCGGCTGGTGATCGCCGGCACGGGTCCGGCCGAAAACCGGTTGAAAGCCCTGCTGCCTGGAGCGCTGTTCCTGGGCTGGGTGGACCGGTTTCGTATGCCGGCCTTGTATTCCCGGACGGATCTGCTGGTGCTGCCTTCCCGGTTCGACACTTTCGGGAATGTCATCCTGGAGGCCATGAGTTGCGGGGCTGCGGTGGCGGCCTATGCGGAAAAAGGACCTCTTGAAATCATTCAGACCCGGGAAAACGGGATTCTGGCCGAAGATCCGGCAGGGCTCGCCGAAGGCATCGCCCGGTTCGTCAGGGATGAAACGTTTCGGCACACCTTGAAAAAGAACAGTTTGAGGCGGGCCAGGTCGTTTTCCCGGGAAACCATTTTCAATGCGTTTTTGAATAATCTGGGACTGGGAGATACCGTGCATACAGATGGAACGGATTCCCTGTCGGAAAGGGTGTTAAAAAAAGAAACCCTGAAGGCCGCCATCGGATATTGA
- a CDS encoding putative bifunctional diguanylate cyclase/phosphodiesterase, which produces MNSLKTVKNIRLRYILALSAIGLLVTASFIAMNNVISKQRGFSSLVNLAGHQSGLVNRIAYFSSLMVSTDDETEFNMARAQLGKTIHKMQGAHHVLRHGSREKGIPKVTNERLKIIFDDPSVGLDLALSRFLHHAGDIYLSGHDVLNSKFFSYIYLTTYGPHVLEPMLDAAVDEYQKIGRAAIVKIERLETMIWGATILILLLEAGLIFYPLERHVRATINSLQTSVRSLTHIRKRLTAAQKLARVGDWEYRFSDRRLTWSDQTYDICGVDRKQFEVNEESALQLVHPDDRPAVKAALKGVVDQIKSATMEYRIICPNGQERMIFQQATVRKHDGRQVLSGTVQDITDRKKSESQIRKLALYDALTGLVNRRLLGDRLGQAIAASRRSRKYGAVLMLDLDNFKTLNDTSGHDIGDALLVEVAQRLNACIRQTDTAARLGGDEFVVLLEWLDGNHDTSLKMALDVAEKIRISLNRPYVLGKKNHMCHASASIGTVIFKGDVHTSSELLKRADVAMYEAKDLGRNRVCLFSKKRQAIVDRTTAMAYDLKKALARNEFSLYLQPQIMGTGNVCSAEALLRWIPAGKQPVSPGLFIPIAEETGLILPLGEWVLTNACQLLVKLQECRNLPTGFTLAVNISARQFSDDHFLEKVKAIISSSGIDPRRLKFELTETCLLHDLDSGRATLESLQQMGIHIELDDFGTGYSSLNMLKNLPINTLKIDQSLIHGIETGSQGKTLVRAAIAMARAMSMTVIAEGVETERQESFLVEEGCDIMQGFRYARPMPLPDFTAYLNENTRPGSKGEKPRLIVLEARNHG; this is translated from the coding sequence GGACACCAGTCAGGGCTTGTCAACCGCATTGCGTATTTCAGCAGTTTGATGGTGTCCACTGACGATGAAACCGAATTCAACATGGCACGGGCTCAGCTGGGAAAGACCATTCATAAAATGCAGGGTGCACATCATGTCCTGCGCCATGGGAGCCGGGAAAAGGGCATTCCAAAAGTGACCAATGAACGGCTGAAGATCATTTTCGATGATCCTTCCGTGGGATTGGACCTGGCGCTGAGCCGGTTTTTGCATCATGCGGGAGATATTTATCTTTCCGGCCATGATGTGCTCAATTCCAAATTTTTTTCCTATATCTATCTGACCACTTATGGCCCCCATGTGTTGGAACCTATGCTGGATGCCGCCGTGGATGAATATCAGAAAATCGGGAGAGCCGCCATCGTAAAGATCGAAAGACTGGAGACCATGATCTGGGGGGCAACCATCCTGATACTTCTGCTGGAGGCCGGGCTCATATTTTATCCTTTGGAGCGTCATGTCCGGGCAACCATCAACTCCCTTCAAACCAGTGTGAGGTCTCTGACTCATATCCGTAAGCGCCTGACAGCGGCCCAGAAACTGGCACGGGTGGGAGACTGGGAATACCGGTTTTCGGATCGCAGATTGACCTGGTCGGATCAGACTTATGACATCTGCGGTGTGGACAGAAAACAGTTTGAGGTCAATGAGGAAAGTGCGCTTCAACTGGTTCATCCGGATGACCGGCCGGCGGTGAAAGCTGCATTAAAAGGGGTGGTGGATCAAATAAAATCCGCTACCATGGAATACCGGATCATCTGTCCAAACGGACAGGAACGGATGATATTTCAGCAGGCCACCGTCAGGAAACATGACGGCAGGCAGGTTCTTTCCGGCACGGTCCAGGATATTACAGACCGGAAAAAATCGGAAAGTCAGATCAGGAAACTGGCACTGTACGATGCTCTGACCGGACTGGTCAACCGTCGTCTGCTGGGAGACCGCCTGGGCCAGGCCATTGCAGCATCCCGGCGAAGCCGGAAGTATGGGGCGGTTCTCATGCTGGATCTGGACAACTTCAAGACCTTGAATGACACTTCCGGTCATGACATCGGCGATGCTCTGCTGGTTGAAGTGGCCCAGCGCCTCAATGCCTGTATCCGTCAGACCGATACAGCCGCCCGTCTGGGGGGGGATGAATTTGTCGTGCTGCTGGAATGGCTGGACGGCAATCATGACACCAGCCTGAAAATGGCCCTGGATGTGGCTGAAAAAATACGGATTTCTCTGAACCGGCCCTATGTTCTGGGTAAAAAAAATCATATGTGTCATGCCAGCGCCAGTATCGGGACGGTCATTTTCAAGGGGGATGTCCATACATCCAGTGAACTGCTCAAACGCGCGGACGTGGCCATGTATGAGGCCAAGGATCTGGGACGAAACCGGGTCTGTCTGTTCAGCAAAAAACGGCAGGCCATCGTCGACCGGACCACAGCCATGGCCTATGATTTGAAAAAAGCCCTGGCCCGGAATGAATTTTCTTTGTATCTGCAGCCTCAGATTATGGGAACGGGAAACGTCTGTAGTGCTGAAGCGCTGCTGCGATGGATTCCTGCCGGGAAACAGCCGGTCTCACCGGGGTTGTTTATTCCCATTGCCGAAGAAACCGGACTCATTTTGCCTCTGGGAGAATGGGTACTGACAAACGCCTGCCAGCTCCTGGTCAAACTGCAGGAATGCCGGAATCTGCCGACCGGTTTTACCCTGGCCGTCAATATCAGTGCCCGCCAGTTTTCGGATGATCATTTTCTGGAAAAAGTGAAAGCCATCATCTCAAGCAGCGGAATCGATCCCCGGCGGTTGAAATTCGAACTCACGGAAACCTGTCTGCTCCATGATCTGGATAGCGGCCGGGCAACTCTTGAATCGCTGCAGCAGATGGGGATTCATATCGAACTGGATGATTTCGGCACCGGGTATTCGTCCCTGAACATGTTGAAAAACCTTCCCATCAACACCCTGAAAATCGATCAATCCCTGATTCACGGCATTGAAACCGGTTCCCAGGGCAAAACCCTGGTCCGGGCAGCCATTGCCATGGCCAGAGCCATGTCCATGACCGTGATCGCAGAAGGGGTTGAAACAGAGCGGCAGGAATCATTTCTTGTGGAAGAAGGCTGTGACATCATGCAGGGATTCCGTTATGCCCGGCCCATGCCCCTGCCGGACTTTACGGCATATCTGAACGAAAACACCCGGCCCGGGTCAAAGGGGGAAAAACCTCGCCTGATTGTCCTGGAAGCCCGAAATCATGGATGA
- the phnE gene encoding phosphonate ABC transporter, permease protein PhnE — MNGRSRRPLEKTAAAGFENFCRPHDEKGYAMTVSAINEEILAMEKRRQLYSAVCIVMMLAILVSGYKLANDMNSGSFFRGLTQFFDYPGEIVKEAWQAGFGFFALLIRFLPALVETLNIAGAASLIGGALAVVLAFLGSSNLDVKPAVIILLVRRIMDSMRAFPELIIALFLIFVLGSSPVPAMIAVAFHTAGALGKLFSEVNENMEQAPIEGLASCGASWLQRMRYGALSQVLPNYLSYFMLRFEINVRASAILGFVGAGGIGTELRRTIGWGKGSGDETAALFVLLILSIFIIDQTSSFLRRRLITGDQAA, encoded by the coding sequence TTGAACGGCCGTTCCCGGCGGCCGCTGGAAAAAACAGCGGCCGCCGGTTTTGAAAATTTCTGCCGTCCACATGATGAAAAAGGATACGCCATGACCGTTTCGGCCATCAACGAAGAAATTCTTGCCATGGAAAAACGCCGGCAGCTCTATTCCGCTGTGTGTATTGTCATGATGCTGGCCATCCTCGTCAGCGGATACAAACTGGCCAATGACATGAATTCCGGCAGTTTTTTCAGAGGATTGACCCAGTTTTTCGATTATCCGGGTGAAATTGTCAAAGAAGCCTGGCAGGCGGGATTCGGTTTTTTTGCTCTGCTGATCCGGTTTCTGCCGGCCCTGGTGGAAACGTTGAACATCGCAGGCGCTGCATCCCTGATCGGCGGCGCACTGGCCGTGGTACTGGCATTTCTGGGATCCAGCAACCTGGACGTCAAGCCCGCCGTCATCATTTTGTTGGTCCGGCGGATCATGGACAGCATGCGGGCGTTTCCGGAACTGATCATCGCCCTGTTTCTCATTTTCGTTCTGGGCTCCAGCCCGGTACCGGCCATGATCGCAGTGGCGTTTCACACAGCCGGGGCCCTGGGCAAGCTGTTTTCCGAGGTCAATGAAAACATGGAGCAGGCCCCCATCGAGGGACTGGCCTCCTGCGGGGCCAGCTGGCTGCAGCGCATGCGGTATGGGGCACTGTCCCAGGTGCTGCCCAATTATCTGAGCTATTTCATGCTCCGGTTTGAAATCAATGTCCGGGCATCGGCCATTCTCGGGTTTGTCGGGGCCGGGGGCATCGGCACGGAACTGCGGCGCACCATTGGGTGGGGAAAAGGGTCCGGTGATGAAACCGCAGCGTTGTTTGTGCTTTTGATTCTCTCTATTTTCATCATTGACCAGACATCTTCTTTCCTTCGCCGACGCCTGATTACCGGCGACCAGGCGGCTTAA
- a CDS encoding radical SAM protein: MTLLSVLKTVTCLAKDRVPGQLVIQITNQCNATCPQCGMRKTADIRRTRLEADVIRQLLDAAGEKGVQAVSFTGGEPLLYLDPVMKLISHAGRAGIPYIRTGTNGFLFCGSRQPGFRDRIKAMADKLAATPLRNFWISLDSAVPKVHEQMRGLPDVVRGIETAIPIFHDAGIFPSVNLGINRLVGGPSTRDLHRKGFSSDTAYLEAFYQRFHAAFDRFFRQVTRMGFTIANTCYPMSIEDTGSEDGLQAVYAATAGEAVVRFTREEKVALYQALAANVTRHRPYLRIFTPLSALHTLIAQHQALLPSPGPAVETAGCRGGTDYFFIGSDDGHTYPCGYRGREDLGPFPKLNLGVLDRVPDCRQCDWECFRDPSELFSPLLDTLHRPKRVLKRISHDPRFFSLWQKDLRYYAACGYFNGRKPPALSRLVRFTP; the protein is encoded by the coding sequence ATGACGCTTCTTTCTGTTTTGAAGACAGTGACCTGCCTGGCAAAAGACCGGGTACCCGGACAACTGGTCATCCAGATCACCAATCAGTGCAATGCCACATGCCCCCAGTGCGGCATGCGGAAGACCGCGGATATCCGCCGAACCCGTTTGGAAGCCGATGTCATCCGGCAGCTCCTGGATGCGGCCGGGGAAAAAGGGGTTCAGGCGGTTTCATTTACAGGCGGGGAACCCCTGTTGTACCTGGACCCGGTCATGAAATTGATCTCCCATGCCGGCCGGGCCGGCATCCCTTATATCCGCACCGGTACCAACGGGTTTCTGTTCTGCGGCAGCCGACAGCCGGGTTTCAGGGACCGGATCAAGGCCATGGCAGACAAACTGGCGGCAACGCCTTTGAGAAATTTCTGGATCAGTCTGGATTCTGCCGTGCCAAAGGTGCATGAACAGATGCGGGGGCTGCCGGACGTGGTCCGGGGGATAGAGACGGCCATTCCCATTTTTCATGATGCCGGCATATTTCCGTCGGTGAACCTGGGCATCAACCGCCTGGTGGGCGGTCCATCGACCCGGGACCTTCACCGGAAAGGTTTTTCCAGTGACACCGCGTATCTGGAAGCGTTTTACCAGAGGTTTCATGCCGCATTTGACCGGTTTTTCCGGCAGGTGACCCGGATGGGATTCACCATTGCCAATACCTGTTATCCCATGAGCATTGAAGACACTGGTTCGGAAGACGGGCTCCAGGCGGTGTATGCGGCCACGGCCGGGGAGGCCGTGGTGCGGTTCACCCGGGAAGAAAAAGTGGCCCTCTACCAGGCCCTGGCCGCCAATGTGACCCGTCACCGGCCTTATTTGCGCATCTTCACCCCCCTCAGTGCCCTGCATACCCTTATCGCCCAGCATCAGGCATTGCTCCCGTCCCCCGGTCCGGCAGTGGAAACGGCCGGATGCCGAGGCGGCACAGATTATTTTTTCATCGGTTCCGATGACGGCCACACCTACCCCTGCGGGTACCGGGGCCGTGAAGACCTGGGGCCTTTTCCAAAACTGAACCTGGGTGTGCTGGACCGGGTGCCGGACTGTCGCCAGTGTGACTGGGAATGCTTCAGGGATCCGTCCGAACTGTTTTCTCCCCTGCTGGATACCCTGCACCGCCCGAAAAGGGTGCTGAAACGGATCTCTCATGATCCGCGTTTTTTCTCTCTGTGGCAGAAAGACCTGCGGTATTATGCAGCCTGCGGATATTTCAACGGCCGAAAACCACCGGCATTATCCCGGCTTGTCCGGTTTACCCCATGA